One part of the Equus asinus isolate D_3611 breed Donkey chromosome 6, EquAss-T2T_v2, whole genome shotgun sequence genome encodes these proteins:
- the CCT7 gene encoding T-complex protein 1 subunit eta: MMPTPVILLKEGTDSSQGIPQLVSNITACQVIAEAVRTTLGPRGMDKLIVDGRGKATISNDGATILKLLDVVHPAAKTLVDIAKSQDAEVGDGTTSVTLLAAEFLKQVKPYVEEGLHPQIIIRAFRTATQLAVNKIKEIAVTVKKEDKVEQRKLLEKCAMTALSSKLISQQKAFFAKMVVDAVIMLDDLLQLKMIGIKKVQGGALEESQLVAGVAFKKTFSYAGFEMQPKKYNNPMIALLNVELELKAEKDNAEIRVHTVEDYQAIVDAEWNILYDKLERIHHSGAKVVLSKLPIGDVATQYFADRDMFCAGRVPEEDLKRTMMACGGSIQTSVNALSADVLGHCQVFEETQIGGERYNFFTGCPKAKTCTIILRGGAEQFMEETERSLHDAIMIVRRAIKNDSVVAGGGAIEMELSKYLRDYSRTIPGKQQLLIGAYAKALEIIPRQLCDNAGFDATNILNKLRARHAQGGMWYGVDINNEDIADNFEAFVWEPAMVRINALTAASEAACLIVSVDETIKNPRSTVEAPPAAGRGRGRGRPH; this comes from the exons ATGATG CCCACACCAGTTATCCTGTTGAAAGAGGGGACTGATAGCTCCCAAGGCATCCCGCAACTTGTGAGTAACATCACTGCCTGCCAGGTGATTGCCGAGGCTGTGAGAACCACCCTGGGACCCCGTGGCATGGACAAGCTCATTGTGGATGGCCGAG GCAAAGCAACAATTTCTAATGATGGGGCCACAATTTTGAAACTCCTTGATGTTGTCCATCCTGCAGCAAAGACTTTAGTGGACATTGCCAAATCCCAAGACGCTGAG GTTGGTGATGGCACTACCTCAGTGACCCTGCTGGCTGCAGAGTTTCTGAAGCAGGTGAAACCCTATGTGGAGGAAGGTTTACACCCACAGATCATCATTCGAGCTTTCCGCACTGCCACCCAGTTG GCAGTTAACAAGATCAAAGAGATTGCAGTGACTGTGAAGAAGGAAGATAAAGT GGAACAGAGGAAGCTGCTGGAGAAGTGTGCCATGACCGCTCTGAGCTCCAAGCTGATCTCCCAGCAGAAAGCCTTCTTCGCTAAGATGGTGGTGGACGCAGTGATAATGCTTGATGATTTGCTGCAGCTTAAAATGATTGGAATCAAGAAGGTGCAAGGTGGCGCCCTAGAG GAGTCCCAGCTGGTAGCTGGCGTCGCATTCAAGAAGACTTTCTCTTACGCTGGGTTTGAAATGCAACCCAAAAAGTACAATAATCCAATGATTGCCCTTTTAAATGTTGAGCTTGAGCTGAAAGCTGAGAAAGATAACGCTGAAATCAGAGTCCACACAGTTGAG GATTATCAGGCAATTGTTGATGCTGAGTGGAACATTCTCTATGACAAGTTAGAGAGGATCCATCATTCCGGAGCCAAAGTCGTCTTGTCCAAACTCCCCATTGGCGATGTGGCTACCCAGTACTTTGCCGACAGGGACATGTTCTGTGCTGGCCGAGTGCCAGAGGAGGATCTGAAGAGGACAATGATG GCCTGTGGAGGCTCCATCCAGACCAGTGTGAATGCTCTGTCAGCAGATGTACTGGGCCACTGCCAGGTCTTTGAAGAGACCCAGATTGGAGGCGAGAG GTACAATTTCTTCACTGGCTGCCCCAAGGCCAAGACTTGCACTATCATCCTCCGTGGTGGTGCCGAGCAGTTTATGGAGGAGACAGAGCGGTCCCTGCACGACGCCATCATGATTGTCAGGAGGGCCATCAAG AACGATTCAGTGGTGGCTGGAGGTGGGGCCATTGAGATGGAGCTCTCCAAGTACCTGCGGGATTACTCAAGGACCATTCCAGGAAAACAGCAGCTGTTGATTGGGGCATATGCCAAGGCCTTGGAAATTATCCCACGCCAGCTGTGTGACAATGCTGGCTTTGATGCCACAAACATCCTCAACAAGCTGCGGGCTCGGCATGCCCAG GGGGGCATGTGGTACGGGGTGGACATCAACAATGAGGACATTGCTGACAACTTTGAGGCCTTTGTGTGGGAGCCAGCCATGGTGAGGATCAATGCCCTGACTGCAGCCTCCGAGGCTGCGTGCCTTATCGTGTCCGTAGATGAAACCATCAAGAACCCTCGCTCAACGGTGGAGGCTCCCCCAGCTGCGGGTCGGGGCCGAGGTCGTGGCCGCCCCCACTGA